The following nucleotide sequence is from Lytechinus pictus isolate F3 Inbred chromosome 10, Lp3.0, whole genome shotgun sequence.
ACGACCTAAAATGTATGATGATGAcctattttcccctttttttttggttatcaACGTTCCTTTCAtcttgaaccccccccctttcaaaaatccTCCGCACGCCACTGCCTAGGATATTGCATGGGAAGCTATAAACGGATTAATTAAACAAGGTTTCAACCTAATAATTAATTGAGCCATATGACCAAGTTTATTGTTCTAAATATATATGCAGAAAGTTcatctaataattttttttccactaACTTTAGCAATCAGTCTCTCGTTCGTAAAAAGCAAATATAGTGAACATTAATTGTTTTACAAAGTCGGGAGGGTTTCATGAAGTTCGTCATGGAGATCTATTTTACTGGAGCTAAGGAATTTATCTTCTTCGTTTAATTTTATATTAATGTAGAGCCCTTTGGCTTGCTTGCAGTGGCGGCTTCAGGATTTgtatactgggggggggggggcaagtgggAGACAAGATAACTTTGTCAGGGGAAGCAAAGGCGGGCACAATTTTTTTGCCTGTTTCACAAAATCGaccgcgaagcgcaagctaaaatgttTAGGCACTATTGCTTGACCTGTTAAGAACTGTTTCCAGTGACTCGTAAAGATGATATTTCatcaaatcaataatgcgaggaAGAAGCGCGAgataaacatttttaatatcttgAGATGATTAGTGGACGTTGAAACTTGAACATGATGGGTACtaaactaaacaatgcgagcacatagcgcgagctgatttttttttatattcagcacttttttgtgattatgaacTGCAGGATGCGTAGCACGCCAAAACGAGTAAATAAAAACTCGAATCatgagaaaaataatttgtgcatAATGAATCAAACATAAGCCCCATGTTATTTGATTGAGCATAGGCTTATCCTCAACAGCCACTGCTAATAACGCGAAGCCGCCAGCAAGATATTGAATATTATGACCTGAAAGATGGCCGTcagagcagaggattatcttttgtataggggagggggggtgcAACAAAAGATGCCGTCCCATGAAAAAGGGACACGCTATTTTTAAAGGCCCATGCTCGTATTTTTGGAAGCTAACCATGAGTACGGTAAGCCTGCATGAGAAATTCCTCAAAATTTGAAGAGTGAAAGCGCTGTTTGGAGCACTTTACAGCTTGACATCATTTACtgcacatcatttttttttatttgaaaattattttcttgcatAAAGTGTACTGTGCACGCAAGTGGTTCGGGGCCATAGAGATAGGTATGCATGGTCGGGGGCATTCGGTCGGCAAAATCACTCGTACCGCATACCGTTCCGTCGTACCGTACGTACCATGCATGTTAGTCTTAATGTTCGGCTCGCATATCGCGATCGGCTAGCTCCGATCCGTACGTACGTACGCACGCATATATTTTCCCGCGCGCAGATATCGTTTCACATCTCATGAAGATGTGATTTCGATGCATAATTTATCTCCTGAAAAGTTGCATCTGTGGATTCATACATTAGGTGGACTTAATAGGATTTTACGGAATATTTTAACTGGATTCCTTGGTACTACTGGGTGAGGTGATTATCAGGAGATATGATTCTAAACTACTAAaatattgacaattttttttgcgCCTTGGCCGTGACCGTGTGACTGTGTGAGGCGATTGTGTGACTTCCCATACCGTAGGCATTATCATTGCTTGTTGATGCAGTTTCGATTTAGTTTCAATCATTCGCATAGTGTATTTACTATTCTTGTGAGGTTATCGACAAATGaagtttatttataaataaatactacATGAGAATGGATTAAAATACATGATACTGGAAACTTAAATCTAGAGGAACCTCGTCTTTTCCCTTCATTACTAACTCAGTCTCAACAAGAAGCCCTTTCTGAATAGCGTGACCACGTCCAATGCACAACACACGATGAATGCGAAGGCGGACATCAACTTGGATCGGATAATTGAGCAGCTCATGTCTGTTCGTTCAACCCCTGGTAAACAGGTGAGGCGTCAGTTTAATTGCAGAATACCCCTCACAATTGGCCCCTCTCATTCACTCTCCACCAACGATTTAGTAGGCCTAGTGGTTTATTGTCATTAATGGTGCAAATAAATGGAGACTTTAGCAGAGCAGGgggtagacaggaataaccgtcgtttctggggatttattcaacaatttctgacattttagtATAAtcgtgagccaacgcagttcagcggaacaaccaaaatacagagactgaagcttttggtctaggcaggggggcactctgtcCCCTGGCGAACTTTTGTTTGtcaggaaaatgaaaaatgaaacggAAACATGGACAAGTAAGAAACAAATACTTTTAGAACAGCAagagaaaaaggggaaatcagaaagaaagaagaacatgtCCGAAAAAATAATCCCGGAATACAAAAATGatggagaaaaggggaaaaaaattaaaggacTGCAAAATTGAACAGGAAATGATAAAgcaaaagggaaagaaaggatgaaaaaaGAAACAGGAAATGAAAGTAGAATTGCATGAGAATAAGCAGGGGAAAAgctgaatttgaaaatgaagaaaaagaaaacaaaaaaatgtctaAATAGAGCTTAGCCTTGCCAGATTTTATGCAATAACAGTCACTTTTGCCATTGGGATACAAAAATACATACTAAACTTTTAAAGGTTatggaggtacatgtatatgacattGGCCTaggaaaaaatatggaaaagggtcAAAGAAATGGACCCACTTTCTATACCTCCTCattgatgaaaatttctttCTTGACATGCCTTCATTCCAAACTGAACCTAGCAATCGAAATTCTCGTTGCTTTTGACTATCATCAAAATGATTGCTTGTGCTGAACGATAATACTTTTTAAAACCAAAGTCGGGATTTTTACTAGCTCATTCTGCAATCTAATATGCTGTTTATCAAAGCATTTCTTTGTTTACTATCTGCCTAGTACTGAATTTTATGCAAGTTTTTTTAAGTACTGTGCATTAAAAATGAAGATTATGAATTGTTATTTCCTTTTCCACACTCACATTTACAACAGGTACAACTGCCAGAGAATCAGATTCGGCATCTATGTCAGTTATCCCGAGAGCAGTTTTTGGAAGAACCAATGCTGGTTGAGCTAGAAGCTCCAGTCAATATTGTGGGTGACATCCATGGCCAGTATGGAGATCTCATCAGACATTTTGACAAGTGTGGCTTCCCACCTGAATCAAACTATCTATTTCTTGGAGATTATGTAGACaggtaacaaaaaataaaataaaagaagattgCACAATATTGCTATAAATAACATTgttgatgaaatatttttcatgatttcaaattttaaatatatttgtataaatCTTGAGGTGTGACTATTAACTCTTAATGTGCCATTCACTGTAATCAGCGAGtgccattttcttttcaaagagtctatatttcattgttttatttataaaaaaagggaatcacTCCTGAGACAATAATGTTAAACCTCTTGACCATAAGCTGAAATGAAAGAtggaatcactcatgcatgcaatGCACTCCTCAAAATGCGATAGGCATAACAATAGCTGTATGACCATTGCACGAAAATGTGTTCGTGGCACTCCAGTGGATGCACAGATATGTGTTCATGGCACGTTAAGGGTTAATGCTCTTGAAGgaaaatgaattcatatttaGACCCTTGTATGGAAGGAACACTACAGAAAGATGAAAAAGGTACATGAGTACCAGCAGGCcttgttaaaaataaaaaataactggATTTATTATGTAGTGCTTTTCCATAGGATACAAAGTGCTGTTAACAGCATTAAGTTAAGGTTCATAGATTTATTACAGGTGTTTTAAGATGCTTCTTGAAGAGGTAAAGAGTAGAGATGTTTGAGAGAGATGGAGGAAATTTGTTCCAAAGATGTTGGGGgaagggatgggggggggggaagaacttgaaaagaatatacaaatttttacaaataatataTATGGCTTTCATCAGCAATGTTTGAAACAGAaccttgaaattaaattctggTAGTCATATGATGAATTGCAACAGAAGGAACCTGACctattttctaaagaaatataatccaacattaccccccccccctacgctTGGAATGAAAATAGTTGTTGACGTCTTTCAATTAGCAATAGGATTAAAACAGAAGTCCATGCTTCTAAATATAGATTTCTATCGATTTCTGGTAAATAGACCATTAGACAAAATACTGCAATAAAAGGAAGATGCCAATATTTTCCAATGTGAAGAATAAAACCTGATCAATCAAATGAAGTCAAATAGTTTATTGTTCCAAATGGGTTAATATTTGACCTTATCTTTGATACAGAGGCAAACAATCCTTGGAGACCATCTGCTTGATGTTGGCCTACAAACTCAAATATCCTAACAATTTCTTCTTACTTCGAGGAAATCATGAGTGCGCCAGTATCAATAGGTAAGTGTCTTGATTTGTTACTGTTTGCAGATCCCTcaggcccatttcataaaggatttACCAATGTGTTAACTTTGCTATTATGATAACTCccatggtaacatggctcagCAGTCACTCAAAATCTGGGTTTCAGTTTCCAGGGTAGTTTAATGTCAAAGTTACCATAGAtataagtctttatgaaaagtCGCCCTCATGAAAACCTTAGTGAGACATTTAAAGGGAttctctgggctgaaaatatttatttcttaaaaaaaatctgaaaatttcatctaaatctgataacaaatgggatatgatgtcatatcccaaatttcctttttcttatgttattgaatgaaatcataaatatttcattttttcatacatgtgtgaatgatatgtctgcCTTATAATGAGAAATAAGTTGcatcaatgaatatctaatgcacttaatcagttgttatttcaatatttttggctCTTGAAGgggggaaaaatgaataaacctaatttatataataaaatacaaaagaacaagtggggatatggcgtcatcagtttgctcattgcatattcatgaagacatgcctaaaactgtttcattggaataatgcaaatctttaaaatgccataactttgttattccttgtccaattttgatcaaattgtttgtctgattttcctcaATCTGTTCaagtcatattattttcagcctggagaaCCACTTTAATAGATATACAATTAACCTTCCAGAACACTTTTGTCAATGCAGTCAtatcgaggaggggggggggggggtacagctAGGTTGTAACACTAGTGTGAACATTGAGGTAGTAGAGTTTTTAATAGTAACTAATAAAGCCCTGATATATTTTGCACTCTGAGAAGCATTGCAACAAGTATttgtgtgcatgtacatgtacataacatcTTTCTTACATGTATTCTTCTATGTATCAAATTAACATTTGGGTTTACATGAAGAAAATAGGGATTGTCGAGGTAAAGGATAATATTGTTGCAGTCTGGTGTAAAAATACAAACTCAGTTTATTCAGTTATGTGGAGTTTACCTTTCTGTCCAAATAAACTTGATCAACTGATGAAACTGAACTAGATCCTCATGCAACATACTGTACACATTTTATGTGTTCTGCATGGTGAGTGCCTATGAGATGTGCCTAGATACATAAGTATGACTATTGATTATATTCTGGTAGACTTGCATAATGAATGCAGTATAGATCTAGCTGTGCACAAATAGAAGAAAGGTTGAGAAACACATGCAGAGacgaagagagggaaagaaagagaatgaacaAGGAACAGAAAGAGATGAGGAGAGAAAGAGCAAAAGGGAGCAGAATTTGAGCgtttgtatttgttttaataCCTTCAAATTATCAATCCTGTCCTTTTTTATGATTCACTTTGTTTATTGTCACATACACATGTATTCACTGATGAGGTTTATGTAAATGGACATATGTACAATgatattttgtgaatttttgaaaattcaaggTTTTTTTAATGTCTCCACCAACCATTAGATTTGGAggtgtgttggggggggggggggggtcatacaACTATACCCAAAAAGATCTGTATCTTGTTCTCAAAATATTCAGGTTTCATGAATATTAGTTAGCTTTAATATTATCATCCCATGGTATGACCTTATCTAGTTACGGTATACATGTCAATATTCAGGAACGTACACTTACAGTGAATATATTACACTAGCATTCAACTGCAGAATCACCGAATCACCCATAAATTCCTCCCCAAATGCATGCTTTGGGGCAACCATTCTTTCTTGAGTGGCccaaaaatatatcacaaataatattcaagatatttttatagaaaatcaatattctgaGTCATGTTGTTTTCCAGTGAGAAAATCCTCTCATTTCTATCTAATGCAGATGTGAACGTAGTCAAAGAATTTAAATTTATGAGCTTACTTTTACATTCCACATTTGAGTTTGAAGTATTTTTATAATATAAAGTAAATATTAAGAAACTTTCATTGAATAATTCCCCTCATTGGGTGTGTATACCTTGGGGATGACCTTGATGTTGACATTTGTACGCTAAGTAAAGGAAGTGCAATAGCTTTTGTCTATCCATGGTTGAACAGTGGTGTAATGATTTTGCAAGTCAAGCTTTAAACCTAGTGATATTATTTATAAAGGCTCTAAATCATAATTCCACACCCCTTGGAAAAGATGTAAAACCATCAATCATGTAGTAGATTTATCGCATGTAGCCGTGCTTTCTTTATATGGATAGCTTTCAGTCAAAAATTTCCCAAACCAACCCAACACCTGATCATTGAAGGTGCATATTAAAGTAGGCTTGCATGGATTGCATTGAGGGTGTATGTACAGTCCACTAGTAGTATTGCTCAGTCACCGTTACTATGCATCTATAGAGAGCAAAGGATCATACATGTACGTCAGAAATACATAGGATCTTCATTCACCTGCAGGTGCTTTGGCTTATGATGATAGTTAACCCTTGTCCATTGTCACCATTGGTATCAATATCGTTGtgtagaaatgaaaaaaaatatgtacaggCAGATGTCtcttttgtgaaatcttgaatcGTGTATTACAAACTGATTACTTTCCGCAGATATGAAATGTCGGGCTAGGGCTGTCGGTTGCGAGAGAAGGCTTGTGGTTCACTCAAGAGCCTCTCTCTAATTCATAGTTATCAGATAGGTTTACATCACAAAAGGCATTAAGTTTTTTtctgataaaaatatttcattcatagatacacgtacatgtataaataatgTATATCCTgtactggtgggtgtttcatgaagctgttcataagttaagagcgactttaagaacgactggtgatcctttcttattgcaaatggtatattcattagcgatggttttgcgcgtaagaaaggatcaccagtcgttcttaaagtcgctcttaacttacgaacagctttatgaaacggcccccaggtatGTAGTTTTAATGATGGTGTGGACTGTACATGATTGTATTTGAAATGATGATGGCTGAAGTTATGATTTCAAATGGCTACTGTACATGacaacatgtacatatacacgTATGTACACTGTAGGCCCTACTTAAAATCGATAATGATATGTTGATCGATGTTCATACAGTTGTCATGCAATGTAGGCATTGCATGTATGTGAGAAATGCCTATGCTTCAAGTAAATACTACTCCTATACTGATGATGAAATCAATAATGAAacctttgtgactttgtcatgATATACATCATGTAATTAACATATTGTCATCATTAAAGTAAGTACTTGACAGAAATGTCATGCCCCTCTTATGGTATAAACATGGGGTATACTACCTCTATGATGAAAAGATGCAGTCATGCCACAAGGTCAAGCTATAGCAAAAAACATTGGGTAATACACGAACAGTATTGCTGTATTACCCATTCATGCATATGTGTACAACGTCTCGCCCATTCAAATCTCATCTGTGCGTGTATACTATGGTCATTGTAGTGTGCATGAGATGCTGCACAAGGATACTACTAGTACCTGCAGTATAAGCAGCTGAGCTTAAAGGAGCATCTACGTTAATGAAATACTCGTGTGGtcaaaatttccttttttattgatacacatacatacacctCACTTTGTGCTTATAGGTGTCAGTAAAAGTGCTTCCAGTGTTACAAGTACATATACCTCTTTTAAGAATCTGATGTTTTTAGATATTGATTTAAGCTTATTTTTTAAgaattttcctttttcctttaattttacACACAATCCAGTGTAAAATGCTGTACATCTCTTCCCATTTGTATAGCCAATTCATCGTCATCCCAATATTTTAGTCAGAATGTATTGAAAATCTTCTATGTATATtctatttctaattttttttggttaaacatgtttttttttataaattagatCATTAGTTTAATATGTAAGTAACTTATTCAATAATGATGTTTGTTCTTCTGTATTTAGATTCTTGGTACATGTGCAATAAtatgtttgtgtttatttttctttatacaGATCCATATTTATAAAGGATTATGCATTCTGGCTGTTTTCATATGTTTTAATAAAACCAAATCGAGAAGAATATCAGTAGTGTATGATAGCTAGTCTGTAATGTACATATGATGTATGCATGGTCAGTAGCACAAATTTGTCCTTTCTCTATTGAATGGAGGGAAATTGATAGACAGCTAGTTTAAAACACACATTGAAGGTAATTGAGTTTACCCAATGGGAGTTGTTTGCCCGCCATAAATGTCAAGTCTGTCCATTTGAACTAACAGCCAGACAGATCAATAATGATTGAGagtttcaaagaaaatataaattcctTGGAGACAAGACTGTTTCTAACATGAACATTTTCTTAAAAACTGATCTATTCATACATTGTGATGATTTATAATTTTGGAGAGTCAGGATGGAAAGTTGCACTCATACACTTTATACATGAAGTTTCAATGTGAAATTTATCAAGTAATGCTCAGATGAAGATGGCAAAATTGATGTGAAATGAAGATGagaggaaaaataaacttacaaTAGACTTTGTCAACAGTTGTTTTTTATCTATTAATCATCACATTCATGTAGAATCGGAATATTATTGGAAGTAGTATTTTAATATTGCAATAAATATTAATCAGTTCAGGGACGATTATACactataatgaaaaatatcataaaagtgCTCTGAAAAGTCCCACTTTGCACTGTGCAAGTGCATGCATATATCATTTTAACTTCAATTATGCTGACCAAAaggaaattaattcattcatattcattCAAAGATTAAAAAGATTCATAGATTAAAAACAACATTTACAATCATATTGATATAGAAATATACAAGAAATAGAAATGATTTAATAATTTTAAGAAACGAGGAGACCGCTTAGAAGGCAGAGAAGCCTTATTGGTGCTGCCACcaaaagaacaaaatacaaattatatatttaaaacaaaaacctTATATACAACACCTAAAAAACctaaagacatacatgtagcagataatcctgtaataaaaaaagaatcaaatatTGTAGTTATtaattaaatatgattttagtcTCCTTTGAAAACAGAAGGGGAAATGCTCTcctttatattcatttataaagTAAGGTTATTCCAAATGATtggacctttgaaaaaaaaaattttagcAACATAAGTTCTTGTCAATGGTAAGTGAAAATGAGAGGAACTGTGTGTTTTATATGAATGgaaattgtcattattaaaaaagaaatcgaACCTGTAGcatcttttataaaaaaaacaacatgttATCATTTTGTAAAATGCATAATTGACAAATGAAGTTTGCATGTTGGAAACTATGTAAATAATTCTCACTTTTGTTGGATACTGTTTTTGACAGAATAATTTGAGTAGTAATTGATTCATATTCATAGGTCGATGATGAATATAGCATCAATAGTGATGAAAATTAGCACAACTAATGTGTGAATCTAatcgggtaaaaaaaaaacttgtctgCTTTTAATATGGATTGTGTTCCTTGATTGTTGTTCAACTCGTTGTTGAATTCCATGGTTACTAATATACAGAGTGCCTTGCAGCTTCATGTATAATACTCTGAAGTCTGCTTTTATTCTAGGCTGCATAATGCacttatattttaatttgatcacACTCATATAATCTGCTGTCTGCAAAGATGCAGTAATATCCtataattgaattaatttgatAATCTTGAGAGCTAATTGTACATCTTGGTCAATAAAGGTGAGAATATTCATCAATCAACACAATTATCTTgggaaataaaatttaaaaaaaggcagTTCTAACAGCCTCATAGTATAAAGTAAAGTTCAAGGAATAAGGAATGTCAAGAATAGAAGTTTTTGTTCATACAGTATGTCAATGACAGAAAATTGTTCAATGTCAAGAATGTCTAAAAATAAGTCTGCAATATAGTGGGGAAAGCATACATAATAAATCACTTCATAATTTAAGAGAATATGGTAATCACTtccaaaaaatgaaatgttctgTGTAGGAGAGCTGAACAAGTACATTAGAAATTGTACAAACTAAAGATTGATATTACAAGGAACTATTGCACCACATTGTAACCTTTATTTGACATTGATGATGgttaatattacatgtatgctatCTCTATtataaagaattttcaagtttttttcaGCCTGTGGTATTGATGTCATTAATACTGAATAATGCAACAATACTGATTTACACTAATTTTGTACAAATAATAAGACacattttatgactttttaatAGCATTAGTTGAAAACTGAGCTTTGCATTTGAAGGTTTAGGCATGAGTAAGAAAAGATCagatttaagttttaaaaaagtcTAGACAAGAGATAGCAAATATGTAGCTACATTTTTATACATGCAGGAAAAGACTTTCTACAGGTGTATATTTATGATGTTTGGACATGACCTTTCAGTGGTTTTATAAATCAATGGACATCCATTATGTCTGAGTGGATTAGGCATATTCTACTTTCACCCATGACTGCTCAGTGTTAATAAGAGAAGCCAATTTCATGGGTTGTGtaagaaagagaaagacagacagacagacatacataCACACAGACATACAGAGACTGAGACAGAGACAGAGAAAGGGGGAGACGTGTGCATTTTAAAGTCAGGTAGACATGGTAtttcagaaagtttttttttgtactttattCAAACCTGAATTCTCAATATGAACTCTGCTTTTCTGAGATTGAATGTAGAGGCAGTTAAAGACGAGGCAAGGTGGCATTGAAACAAAATACTGAATTCAGAAATATCCCAGCCTACATGTAATGTATGAGCTGCATAAACAGCACattacccccttttttttgggggggggggggggggtaagatgTCATATTCAATCCTAACAATTcaccttgtacatgtacatatatgaagCTTCAAGAATTTACAGTTAAACCTGACtgactttttctcaataatACAGCGAAACCTTACCAGTAAAGACTGCAATGAAACGATCACATGAAATATAATGACGGCAGTGGTTTATAGACAGGTTCATTTATAGAGGAAACTatccaagagaaacaaacttgTGGTCATTATAGACATGTTATCCTCTATTGTAATTGTAAAATAGGTGTATGTAGTCTCTATTAAAGCAggttttatttgtatgttgtgctgaataaaataatatgctGTCTTATCCTGGACATTATCAGATGAAAAAATTGCAGAGCCTGTATTGAGCATGCCATGAATGCTGTCATACATCAAGTCTGAGGGGACTGTACTGTCCAGTATGCTTGACCTTAACCTTGAGCTATTGTAATAGGCAATTGTACTTTCATGAGACtgcaattttactttttttgataGTACTCGGGAATAAGGAGATTCATGTATCCCaccttctccccctctctctctctcccaatACCCCTCCTCTTTACTAGTGGCAGGAACATGCAAGAGGTAATTTATAAAGGGAGAAGTACCACctattaaatgtacatgtacactgtacgaATATACAGAGACATTAAAAAGGTAAACATTTCTCAAGTAATTGCAGTGATAAAAtgaagatagaaagaaagagaaagagaaagaaacaagGAATTCgagaaatgaagaagaaaatgaagggaggtaaatggaga
It contains:
- the LOC129269249 gene encoding uncharacterized protein LOC129269249; the protein is MNAKADINLDRIIEQLMSVRSTPGKQVQLPENQIRHLCQLSREQFLEEPMLVELEAPVNIVGDIHGQYGDLIRHFDKCGFPPESNYLFLGDYVDRGKQSLETICLMLAYKLKYPNNFFLLRGNHECASINR